In Mycolicibacterium mucogenicum DSM 44124, the following are encoded in one genomic region:
- the tsf gene encoding translation elongation factor Ts, with product MANYTAADVKRLRELTGSGMLDCKNALVETEGDFDKAVEVLRIKGAKDVGKRAERATAEGLVAAKDGALIELNSETDFVAKNAEFQALADQILTAAVAAKANDVETLKAATVDGTTVEQLVADLSAKIGEKLELRRVAYFDGTVETYLHKRAADLPPAVGVLVEYNGASEEAAHAVALQIAALKAKYLTREDVPADLVANERRIAEETAKEEGKPEAALPKIVEGRVTGFYKDVVLLDQPSVSDNKKTVKALLDEAGVTVTRFVRFEVGQQ from the coding sequence ATGGCTAACTACACCGCTGCTGACGTAAAGCGACTGCGGGAGCTCACCGGCTCCGGCATGCTCGACTGCAAGAACGCACTGGTTGAGACCGAGGGTGACTTCGACAAGGCCGTCGAGGTCCTGCGCATCAAGGGCGCCAAGGACGTCGGCAAGCGCGCTGAGCGCGCCACCGCCGAGGGCCTGGTCGCCGCCAAGGACGGCGCCCTCATCGAGCTGAACTCCGAGACCGACTTCGTCGCCAAGAACGCCGAATTCCAGGCTCTCGCGGACCAGATCCTCACCGCTGCCGTCGCGGCCAAGGCCAACGACGTGGAGACCCTCAAGGCCGCCACCGTCGACGGCACCACCGTCGAGCAGCTGGTCGCGGACCTGTCCGCGAAGATCGGCGAGAAGCTCGAACTGCGCCGGGTCGCCTACTTCGACGGCACCGTCGAGACCTACCTGCACAAGCGTGCCGCGGACCTGCCGCCGGCCGTGGGTGTGCTGGTCGAGTACAACGGTGCTTCGGAAGAGGCCGCCCACGCGGTCGCGCTGCAGATCGCCGCGCTGAAGGCCAAGTACCTCACCCGTGAGGACGTGCCCGCCGACCTGGTCGCCAACGAGCGTCGCATCGCCGAGGAGACCGCCAAGGAAGAGGGCAAGCCCGAGGCCGCACTGCCGAAGATCGTCGAAGGCCGCGTCACCGGCTTCTACAAGGACGTCGTGCTGCTCGACCAGCCGTCGGTGTCCGACAACAAGAAGACCGTGAAGGCCCTGCTGGACGAGGCCGGCGTCACCGTGACCCGCTTCGTGCGGTTCGAGGTCGGCCAGCAGTAA
- a CDS encoding substrate-binding domain-containing protein, whose protein sequence is MVNPKPATTPARPDRDVVDIALVVPLSGPAGMFGPSCEASAELAAEDINAAGGILDRPVRIHPVDAGAPLSELADELGRLVAQQQIDAVVGWHLSNARRVITPQTAGRVPYVYTTFYEGGESTDGVYMVGETPEQQLFPALMWLREHLGLKRWCIVGNDYIWPRQTARVTKEYMWRSGLEFVGEAFVPLGGRDFRTMLDVIASSDADGVLVLMVGADNAAFNRAFARAGLDQSVVRLSLMIGEDVLCASGSGATTGLYTACGYFESLPTEVNMGFGSHYLRRFGSAAPALNNIGESCYEGLLLLTALAQTARSLEVAAIDRARANVAYQGPRGEVVMRGAHTRQPVYLASADQLEFDVIAELTP, encoded by the coding sequence ATGGTGAATCCGAAACCTGCGACGACTCCCGCGCGCCCCGACCGGGATGTGGTCGACATTGCGCTCGTGGTGCCGTTGAGCGGGCCCGCCGGGATGTTCGGACCGTCGTGCGAGGCGAGCGCTGAACTGGCCGCCGAGGACATCAACGCCGCCGGCGGCATCCTGGACCGGCCCGTCCGGATTCATCCGGTCGACGCCGGAGCACCGTTGAGCGAGCTTGCGGACGAGCTGGGCCGCCTCGTCGCCCAGCAGCAGATCGACGCCGTGGTGGGCTGGCACCTGTCGAATGCCCGGCGTGTCATCACGCCGCAGACGGCCGGGCGGGTGCCCTACGTGTACACCACGTTCTACGAGGGTGGCGAGAGCACCGACGGCGTGTACATGGTGGGGGAAACGCCGGAGCAGCAACTGTTTCCGGCGTTGATGTGGTTGCGTGAGCACCTCGGGCTGAAGCGCTGGTGCATCGTCGGCAACGACTACATCTGGCCGCGGCAGACCGCCCGCGTGACCAAGGAGTACATGTGGCGATCGGGCCTCGAATTCGTCGGTGAGGCGTTCGTGCCGCTGGGCGGGCGCGATTTCCGGACGATGCTCGACGTCATCGCGAGCTCGGACGCCGATGGGGTGCTGGTGTTGATGGTGGGTGCGGACAACGCGGCGTTCAACCGCGCGTTCGCCCGCGCCGGCCTGGACCAGAGCGTCGTGCGCCTGTCGCTGATGATCGGTGAGGATGTGTTGTGCGCCAGCGGAAGTGGGGCGACGACGGGTCTGTACACCGCGTGCGGCTACTTCGAGAGCCTGCCCACCGAGGTGAACATGGGGTTCGGCTCGCACTATCTGCGACGGTTCGGCAGTGCGGCCCCGGCGCTCAACAACATCGGTGAATCCTGTTACGAGGGGCTGCTGTTGCTCACGGCGCTCGCACAGACGGCCCGCAGCCTGGAGGTGGCCGCGATCGACCGGGCGCGCGCCAATGTCGCGTACCAGGGTCCGCGCGGCGAGGTCGTCATGCGTGGTGCTCATACTCGTCAACCCGTGTACCTCGCCAGCGCGGACCAACTCGAATTCGATGTGATCGCCGAGCTCACCCCTTGA
- a CDS encoding MarR family winged helix-turn-helix transcriptional regulator, with the protein MEMKPGARADTIEELARLVKSVAFELDRVVTDHLGGLTVRQWHVLAALEGGAGKPMTALAEVTLLPGPSLTRLVDGMVDDNLVLRKADVVDRRRVLVYQTRRGSALYRQIRERLNKSEQLAALCTSASLQPETLTELLGVLQGSTSPADLRG; encoded by the coding sequence ATGGAAATGAAGCCCGGCGCGCGTGCAGACACCATCGAGGAGCTCGCTCGATTGGTGAAGTCGGTCGCCTTCGAACTGGACCGCGTCGTGACCGATCACCTGGGCGGTTTGACGGTGCGTCAGTGGCACGTGCTGGCCGCACTCGAGGGCGGTGCAGGAAAGCCGATGACGGCACTGGCCGAGGTGACGCTGCTGCCCGGGCCGAGCCTGACCAGGCTCGTCGACGGGATGGTCGACGACAATCTGGTGTTGCGCAAGGCCGATGTGGTCGATCGCCGACGGGTGTTGGTGTACCAGACCCGGCGGGGCAGCGCGCTGTACCGCCAGATCCGGGAGCGGCTCAACAAGTCCGAACAGCTGGCCGCGCTGTGCACGTCAGCGTCGCTGCAGCCCGAAACACTGACCGAACTCCTGGGCGTCCTGCAGGGTTCGACCTCCCCGGCAGATCTGCGCGGCTGA
- the rpsB gene encoding 30S ribosomal protein S2, translated as MAVVTMKQLLDSGAHFGHQTRRWNPKMKRFIFTDRNGIYIIDLQQTLTYIDKAYEFVKETVAHGGTVLFVGTKKQAQESIADEATRVGMPFVNQRWLGGMLTNFSTVHKRLQRLKELESMEQTGGFEGRTKKEILMLTREKNKLERSLGGIRDMQKVPSAIWVVDTNKEHLAVSEAIKLGIPVIAILDTNCDPDQVNYPIPGNDDAIRSAALLTKVIASAVAEGLQARSGAKTEAEGAEPLAEWEQELLAGATAGTETASSPEAATETTTTES; from the coding sequence ATGGCCGTAGTGACCATGAAGCAGCTGCTTGACAGCGGCGCACACTTCGGGCACCAGACCCGTCGCTGGAACCCCAAGATGAAGCGGTTCATCTTCACCGACCGCAACGGCATCTACATCATCGACTTGCAGCAGACGCTGACCTACATCGACAAGGCGTACGAATTCGTCAAGGAGACCGTTGCCCACGGCGGCACCGTCCTCTTCGTCGGTACCAAGAAGCAGGCGCAGGAGTCCATCGCTGACGAGGCCACCCGCGTCGGCATGCCCTTCGTCAACCAGCGCTGGCTGGGCGGCATGCTCACCAACTTCTCGACCGTTCACAAGCGCCTGCAGCGCCTGAAGGAACTCGAGTCCATGGAGCAGACCGGTGGCTTCGAGGGTCGCACCAAGAAGGAAATCCTCATGCTGACGCGTGAGAAGAACAAGCTCGAGCGCAGCCTCGGCGGTATCCGGGACATGCAGAAGGTTCCGTCGGCCATCTGGGTCGTCGACACCAACAAGGAGCACCTGGCCGTTTCCGAGGCCATCAAGCTCGGCATCCCGGTCATCGCGATCCTGGACACCAACTGCGACCCCGACCAGGTCAACTACCCGATCCCGGGTAACGACGACGCCATCCGCAGCGCCGCGCTGCTGACCAAGGTGATCGCTTCCGCGGTTGCCGAGGGTCTGCAGGCCCGCTCGGGTGCCAAGACCGAGGCCGAAGGCGCCGAGCCGCTCGCCGAGTGGGAGCAGGAACTGCTCGCCGGGGCCACGGCAGGAACCGAGACCGCGTCTTCTCCGGAAGCCGCCACCGAAACCACCACCACAGAAAGCTGA
- the fmdA gene encoding formamidase, with amino-acid sequence MPELLFPLDSAKKFTDQQLVGHNRWHPDIPPAVTVKPGDSFRAHCREWFDGAIHNDDSAEDILNAPLKGVHCLSGPFAIEGAEPGDLLIVDILDVGPIPQEDSGPLAGQGWGYTGIFAKQNGGGFLTDQFPDAYKAIWDFSGQKATSRHVPHVKYTGIVHPGLMGTAPSAALLAKWNAREGALIATDPDRVPPLALPPEPQDAILGSLRGDAFTKAAAEAARTAPPRENGGNQDIKNLTKGSRVFYPVFVPGANLSFGDLHFSQGDGEITFCGAIEMGGFMDLHVDLIKGGMETYGVHENAIFMPGNTDPQYSEWLAFSGTSVTLDGEQKYLDSDLAYQRACLHAIDYLTKFGYSPEQAYLLLGSAPIEGRLSGVVDIPNSCATVYIPTAIFDFPVAPSASGPYQIDPGMGAPHASF; translated from the coding sequence GTGCCGGAATTGCTGTTCCCCTTGGATTCGGCGAAGAAGTTCACCGACCAACAGTTGGTCGGTCACAACCGATGGCACCCGGACATCCCGCCGGCCGTCACCGTCAAGCCGGGGGACAGCTTCCGGGCGCACTGCCGCGAGTGGTTCGACGGCGCCATCCACAACGACGACTCGGCCGAGGACATCCTCAACGCGCCGCTCAAGGGCGTGCACTGCCTGTCCGGGCCGTTCGCGATCGAGGGCGCCGAGCCGGGTGACCTGCTGATCGTCGACATCCTCGACGTCGGGCCCATTCCGCAGGAAGACTCGGGGCCGCTGGCAGGGCAGGGCTGGGGATACACCGGCATCTTCGCCAAGCAGAACGGCGGCGGGTTCCTCACCGACCAGTTCCCCGACGCCTACAAGGCGATCTGGGATTTCTCCGGCCAGAAGGCCACCTCACGCCACGTGCCCCATGTGAAGTACACCGGCATCGTGCATCCCGGCCTCATGGGCACCGCGCCGTCGGCGGCCCTGCTGGCCAAATGGAACGCCCGCGAAGGCGCGTTGATCGCCACCGATCCCGACCGCGTGCCGCCGCTGGCATTGCCGCCCGAACCGCAGGACGCGATCCTGGGCTCGTTGCGCGGCGACGCCTTCACCAAGGCTGCCGCCGAGGCCGCCCGCACCGCGCCGCCCCGCGAGAACGGCGGAAATCAGGACATCAAGAACCTCACCAAGGGCAGCCGGGTGTTCTATCCGGTGTTCGTCCCCGGCGCGAACCTGTCGTTCGGCGACCTGCACTTCTCGCAGGGCGATGGCGAGATCACGTTCTGCGGCGCGATCGAGATGGGCGGGTTCATGGACCTGCACGTGGATCTGATCAAGGGCGGCATGGAAACCTACGGCGTCCATGAGAACGCGATCTTCATGCCCGGCAACACCGACCCGCAGTACTCGGAATGGCTGGCGTTCTCCGGCACCTCGGTCACTCTCGATGGCGAGCAGAAGTACCTCGACTCGGATCTGGCGTACCAGCGCGCATGTCTGCACGCCATCGACTACCTGACGAAGTTCGGCTACAGCCCGGAGCAGGCCTACCTGCTGCTCGGGTCCGCCCCGATCGAGGGCCGGCTCTCCGGCGTGGTGGACATCCCGAATTCCTGTGCGACGGTGTACATCCCGACGGCGATCTTCGACTTCCCGGTGGCGCCGTCGGCGTCCGGGCCGTACCAGATCGATCCCGGAATGGGCGCGCCACACGCCAGTTTCTGA
- a CDS encoding FmdB family zinc ribbon protein, which yields MPTYVFRCGQGCPDFTEQHSMASAPADTPCPSCSGAAKRRIGSPALGAGSSPGMRAQDATRATADRPDVVQSLPASRRRAPVTTNPLHRKLPRP from the coding sequence GTGCCTACCTACGTATTCCGGTGTGGACAGGGTTGCCCGGACTTCACCGAACAGCATTCGATGGCGTCCGCGCCCGCCGATACCCCGTGTCCGAGCTGCAGCGGCGCGGCCAAGCGCCGCATCGGCTCGCCTGCGCTGGGTGCCGGCAGCTCGCCGGGCATGCGGGCGCAGGACGCCACCCGCGCCACGGCGGATCGCCCCGATGTCGTCCAGAGCCTGCCTGCGAGTCGCCGCCGCGCGCCGGTGACCACGAATCCGTTGCACCGCAAGCTCCCCCGGCCCTAG